A stretch of the Gloeocapsopsis sp. IPPAS B-1203 genome encodes the following:
- a CDS encoding helix-turn-helix domain-containing protein, whose protein sequence is MAGVTRVEIQESTQELEQRLQIETNATVKERLQVIYLLKLPEPMSISAIAKVMGKHRGTLQRWLSIYQEQGLEKLLEIKHSPGRPRAIPGWAVVSLKRRLAEPNGFKSYTQVQQWLRQMGVEAEYRTVHELVRYRLKAKLKAARPVHKKQDPMQLERFKKTLLMT, encoded by the coding sequence ATGGCTGGTGTGACGAGGGTTGAAATTCAAGAAAGCACGCAAGAGCTAGAGCAACGCCTACAAATAGAAACGAATGCAACCGTGAAGGAGCGATTGCAAGTAATATATTTGCTGAAACTGCCGGAGCCGATGAGTATTAGTGCGATTGCGAAAGTCATGGGGAAGCATCGGGGTACACTTCAACGCTGGTTATCGATTTATCAAGAGCAAGGGTTGGAAAAGTTGCTAGAGATCAAGCACAGTCCTGGCAGACCGAGAGCAATTCCTGGATGGGCAGTCGTGAGTTTGAAACGCCGCCTTGCAGAACCGAATGGCTTCAAGAGCTACACGCAGGTACAACAATGGCTGCGGCAGATGGGAGTTGAAGCAGAGTACCGCACGGTGCATGAATTGGTACGCTATCGGCTTAAGGCGAAGTTGAAAGCTGCGCGTCCAGTTCATAAAAAGCAAGACCCGATGCAGTTAGAGCGGTTTAAAAAAACCTTGCTGATGACCTAG
- a CDS encoding IS110 family transposase, which translates to MNSSSKKPSYTGKDVFIGIDVHKRTYSVVSVVEGIVVKKWQTAAVPEQLAKQLRSYFSGANLYSAYEAGFSGFVLHRRLEEVGIKNIVVNAASIETTVHNRVKTDKRDALKIASLLEAGRLKRIKIPSEREEAQRLLTRTRQQLIEERTAVKNKIRMKCHQIGLIAADEQRKMSHKLVQELLEKSPFQELNLVIGAYWQIWKALDAQIKKLDEELKQQAQQDPNEKIYHSAPGIGPLGARILSNELGDMSQFDNERQLFSYTGLTPCEHSSGDNTCRGHITRQGNSRVRWVLCEAAWRAIKKDMSLKECFERLYPRTGKKRAIVAIARKLIGRIRSAFRARSEYRIAPVA; encoded by the coding sequence ATGAATAGCTCATCAAAGAAACCTTCATATACAGGAAAGGATGTTTTCATTGGTATTGACGTACATAAGCGCACCTATTCAGTAGTAAGTGTAGTAGAAGGAATAGTAGTGAAGAAATGGCAAACTGCAGCTGTACCAGAACAACTAGCAAAGCAATTAAGGAGTTATTTCTCAGGAGCTAACCTATACAGTGCTTATGAAGCAGGATTTTCGGGATTTGTCTTACATCGAAGACTTGAGGAAGTTGGCATTAAGAATATAGTGGTTAATGCTGCTAGTATAGAAACCACTGTCCATAACCGAGTCAAGACCGATAAGCGAGATGCCCTGAAAATAGCTAGTTTGCTAGAAGCAGGACGCTTGAAAAGAATCAAAATTCCAAGCGAGAGGGAAGAAGCTCAAAGACTGCTCACCCGCACTCGACAACAACTCATCGAAGAGCGGACGGCAGTGAAGAACAAGATTCGGATGAAATGCCACCAAATCGGATTAATCGCCGCCGATGAGCAGCGGAAGATGAGTCATAAATTAGTGCAGGAACTGTTAGAAAAGTCGCCGTTCCAGGAATTGAATCTAGTGATAGGAGCTTACTGGCAAATTTGGAAAGCCCTTGATGCTCAGATTAAAAAGCTTGACGAGGAATTGAAACAGCAGGCACAGCAAGATCCTAACGAGAAAATTTACCACTCCGCTCCAGGTATAGGACCGCTCGGAGCGAGAATTTTATCCAACGAACTGGGAGACATGAGCCAGTTTGACAACGAGCGGCAACTGTTTAGCTACACGGGGTTGACTCCTTGTGAGCATTCAAGCGGAGATAATACCTGCAGGGGTCACATCACGCGGCAGGGAAACAGTAGAGTCCGATGGGTGTTGTGTGAAGCTGCTTGGAGAGCAATCAAAAAAGACATGAGCTTGAAAGAGTGTTTCGAGCGGCTCTATCCTAGGACAGGCAAGAAAAGGGCGATTGTCGCCATAGCTCGCAAGTTGATTGGTCGCATCCGTTCAGCTTTCCGTGCCCGTAGCGAGTATCGCATAGCTCCTGTCGCTTAG
- a CDS encoding SGNH/GDSL hydrolase family protein — protein MAKLVAIGDSLTQGFQSGAIYRTDWSFPAMIVRSMGLTIPNNFPIPKFPGSGLPLNIEQALRWMKTRLGSNIDLAEWSFQFPLLLEQFMDGVEDLYERGSGSRPAAYGGFYHNLGVWGFRAVDSFMVDAEFCQQMIQRDEGWLEDDFLGLPAAPMYRTALRVLNPRARQDRNKLTQIGNLKEIVKAEQSLESLIIWLGSNDCLGTVLDLEIKDMEADVKADLNTNNPQKRREYNLTHRDVFKRDFERLVEEIKNIIPNNTKVFVGTIPHITIPPVTQGILPFDGKYFAYYGRFFADASNFSPFLQKHLTNQDAKKIDERIDNFNATIRNIAQAQGNNWHIVDIGQVLDSLAIKRNNLTDGPERALRDYYARKGISDHPLLQLSPIPNILRLELRNGQRFSGGLFSLDCVHPSTIGYGIVAEFFLEEMQKAGVQDADPRRLNWREIIAQDSLLQTPPQLWESVLKAAEQNATFWDVIFRVFSVG, from the coding sequence ATGGCTAAGTTAGTAGCAATCGGAGATAGCTTGACCCAAGGTTTTCAAAGTGGAGCAATCTATAGAACGGATTGGTCTTTTCCCGCTATGATTGTTCGTTCAATGGGTTTAACCATTCCTAACAATTTTCCTATTCCTAAATTTCCTGGAAGCGGACTACCCTTGAATATCGAGCAAGCTTTGCGTTGGATGAAAACTCGGTTAGGTTCTAATATTGATTTGGCTGAGTGGAGCTTTCAGTTTCCCCTCTTATTAGAACAGTTTATGGATGGAGTAGAGGATCTATACGAACGAGGCTCTGGATCTCGACCCGCAGCTTATGGGGGGTTCTATCATAATCTAGGAGTTTGGGGATTTCGGGCCGTAGATAGTTTTATGGTTGATGCTGAATTTTGTCAGCAAATGATTCAAAGAGACGAAGGATGGTTAGAAGATGATTTTCTTGGTCTTCCTGCTGCACCCATGTATCGCACAGCTTTAAGGGTTCTTAATCCGAGAGCGCGGCAAGATAGAAACAAATTAACTCAAATTGGCAATTTAAAGGAGATAGTTAAAGCCGAGCAAAGCTTGGAAAGCCTGATTATTTGGTTGGGGTCTAATGATTGTTTGGGGACTGTTCTAGATTTAGAGATTAAGGATATGGAAGCAGATGTCAAGGCAGATCTCAATACCAATAACCCCCAAAAACGAAGAGAATACAATCTGACTCACCGCGACGTTTTTAAGAGAGATTTTGAGCGATTAGTGGAAGAAATAAAAAATATTATTCCAAACAACACAAAAGTTTTTGTCGGAACAATACCTCATATTACTATTCCGCCTGTTACCCAAGGAATACTCCCTTTTGATGGAAAGTACTTTGCATATTATGGACGTTTCTTTGCTGATGCTAGTAATTTTTCCCCATTTCTCCAAAAACATCTAACCAATCAAGATGCTAAGAAAATTGACGAAAGAATAGATAACTTTAATGCAACCATCAGAAATATTGCCCAAGCTCAAGGAAACAATTGGCATATCGTTGATATCGGTCAGGTTTTAGATTCATTGGCTATTAAGCGAAATAATCTGACAGATGGTCCTGAGCGCGCTCTTCGAGATTATTATGCTAGAAAAGGGATTAGCGATCATCCTCTTCTTCAACTTTCCCCTATTCCCAATATTCTTCGTTTAGAACTTCGTAATGGTCAACGCTTCAGTGGTGGTCTTTTCAGTTTAGACTGCGTTCATCCTTCAACCATTGGATATGGCATTGTAGCTGAATTTTTCCTAGAAGAAATGCAAAAGGCGGGTGTTCAAGATGCTGATCCAAGGAGGTTAAATTGGAGAGAAATTATTGCTCAGGATAGTTTATTACAAACACCACCGCAACTTTGGGAAAGTGTTTTGAAAGCAGCCGAACAGAATGCTACATTCTGGGATGTTATTTTCAGGGTTTTTTCAGTCGGCTAA